A window of Sphingobacterium sp. SRCM116780 contains these coding sequences:
- a CDS encoding winged helix-turn-helix transcriptional regulator produces MKNKNTDIPICSVDYAFRRIGGKYKGRILWYLHNRNIMRYGELRKSLPDITPKMLTQTLRELESDHLVDRKVYQEVPPKVEYSLTDVGQELIPFINYLREWGDKQIQKENGTIKLKC; encoded by the coding sequence ATGAAAAATAAAAATACTGACATCCCTATTTGTTCTGTTGATTATGCCTTTAGGAGAATCGGTGGAAAATATAAAGGCCGCATTTTGTGGTACCTACACAATCGCAATATCATGCGTTATGGCGAACTCCGAAAATCTCTTCCTGACATCACACCCAAAATGCTTACACAAACGTTAAGAGAGTTGGAAAGTGATCATTTGGTTGACAGAAAAGTGTATCAAGAGGTTCCTCCTAAAGTTGAGTATTCTTTAACGGATGTTGGCCAGGAATTAATTCCGTTCATTAATTATTTAAGGGAATGGGGAGATAAACAAATACAAAAAGAAAATGGAACAATAAAGCTAAAATGTTAA
- a CDS encoding MBL fold metallo-hydrolase — MKRRELLKVGATGAIASLPAFTSYGHDSKNNTIENSTGGYLKFRLGKLELLVVTDGHVLISPAQPIIAPGIAKERVKAAMEDSFMLSDSVDAAINILVIRKGKKIIIIDTGSGAALGDQAGKFLENLMATGIRPEEVTDIFITHLHVDHIGGILDAAGQQVFQQANYHLSQLEYDFWMSADPDFSKSKDTGSHTESIALARKVIAAIQDKIQLFTIGETLFGCLKTALAAGHTPGHPTLTIFSEDQEMTHIVDTAHTSLLLLHPEWGTEWDTNFEEGVATRQRILQEQAKSKELTMSCHLPWPGLGYIVQKDEGFDWVPLSFSTPQLYG, encoded by the coding sequence ATGAAAAGAAGAGAATTGTTAAAAGTCGGTGCCACAGGAGCTATAGCATCACTACCTGCATTTACGTCATATGGACATGATTCAAAAAATAATACCATCGAAAATTCAACAGGAGGTTATCTTAAATTTCGTTTAGGAAAACTGGAATTATTAGTGGTTACAGATGGTCATGTCTTGATCAGCCCAGCACAACCCATCATTGCGCCAGGGATTGCTAAAGAAAGGGTAAAAGCAGCTATGGAGGATAGTTTCATGCTATCTGATAGCGTGGATGCTGCCATTAATATTTTAGTGATTCGCAAAGGCAAAAAGATTATTATCATAGATACAGGAAGTGGAGCAGCACTTGGGGATCAAGCAGGAAAATTTTTAGAAAATCTCATGGCAACAGGAATCAGACCAGAAGAAGTAACCGATATATTCATTACCCATCTCCATGTCGATCATATCGGCGGTATCCTTGATGCTGCAGGTCAACAAGTATTTCAACAAGCCAACTATCATTTATCTCAATTGGAATATGATTTTTGGATGTCTGCGGATCCTGATTTTTCCAAAAGTAAGGATACAGGCTCCCATACCGAAAGTATTGCATTAGCGCGCAAAGTTATTGCAGCTATTCAAGATAAAATACAGCTATTTACCATCGGAGAAACATTGTTTGGTTGTCTAAAGACAGCATTAGCAGCTGGCCATACCCCAGGTCATCCCACATTGACTATTTTCTCAGAAGATCAAGAAATGACACATATTGTCGATACAGCACATACCAGTTTGCTACTTTTGCATCCAGAATGGGGGACAGAATGGGATACCAATTTTGAAGAAGGTGTAGCTACGAGACAGCGGATATTACAAGAACAAGCAAAGAGCAAAGAGTTAACGATGTCCTGTCATTTACCTTGGCCAGGATTAGGCTATATCGTCCAAAAAGATGAAGGATTTGATTGGGTTCCCCTGTCATTTTCTACCCCGCAATTATATGGATAA
- a CDS encoding DUF6896 domain-containing protein — protein MIKFLEEVIRAYIEFIEDYKCLIKSQGKDEAILRKERKGEIGGHKFWYHGAGCRLEKEGVICEFDYLPENGFPVKFTNWEIYEFINSHNKWKEVKYSLDDIHAALLNLVERNKLFLLEIEGVKFPIFQIKNTDVFK, from the coding sequence ATGATTAAATTTTTAGAAGAGGTTATTCGCGCTTATATTGAATTTATTGAGGATTATAAATGCTTAATAAAAAGTCAAGGTAAAGACGAAGCTATTCTTAGGAAAGAAAGGAAAGGGGAGATTGGTGGACATAAGTTTTGGTATCATGGAGCGGGATGCCGTCTTGAAAAGGAGGGTGTTATCTGTGAATTTGATTATTTACCTGAAAACGGTTTCCCAGTAAAATTTACTAACTGGGAAATCTATGAATTTATTAACAGCCATAATAAATGGAAAGAAGTAAAGTATAGTTTAGACGACATTCATGCAGCTTTGCTAAATTTAGTTGAACGTAATAAGCTTTTTCTGTTAGAAATAGAAGGAGTTAAATTTCCCATTTTTCAGATTAAAAATACTGATGTTTTTAAATAA
- a CDS encoding O-acetyl-ADP-ribose deacetylase produces the protein MIKLIKGDITKIEVDAIVNAANTSLLGGGGVDGAIHRAGGKAILEDCQIIRNKQGGCHVGEAVITTAGNLPAKFVIHTIGPVWNDGKNNEENLLASAYLNSLKLAINNGVSSISFPNISTGIYKFPKEKAAQIAVHTVSNFLVKTDKIKQVIFVCFDEENYKIYAELLKQ, from the coding sequence ATGATAAAATTAATAAAAGGCGATATTACTAAGATTGAAGTGGATGCTATTGTAAATGCAGCTAATACTTCCCTCCTTGGTGGAGGTGGCGTTGATGGAGCAATACATAGAGCTGGTGGCAAAGCAATACTTGAAGATTGTCAAATAATCAGAAACAAACAGGGCGGTTGTCATGTAGGAGAAGCTGTTATAACTACTGCAGGTAATCTTCCTGCTAAATTTGTCATTCATACCATTGGCCCTGTATGGAATGATGGTAAAAACAATGAAGAAAATTTACTAGCATCAGCATATTTGAACAGCCTTAAACTAGCCATAAACAATGGTGTAAGCTCTATTTCATTTCCGAATATCAGTACGGGTATTTATAAATTTCCTAAAGAAAAGGCAGCACAAATTGCTGTTCATACGGTGTCTAATTTTCTGGTAAAAACTGATAAAATTAAGCAGGTAATTTTTGTATGTTTTGATGAAGAAAATTATAAAATTTATGCAGAACTTTTAAAGCAATAA
- a CDS encoding tetratricopeptide repeat protein — protein sequence MLVFLFLIMIGYVLKFGFNSIHYSVIIYLLLLIVLKTAVPLSHKKGMSLIKKGEFRKAIEKFENSVTFFTKNAWVDKFRYITILSSSKMCYREMALCNIAFCYTQTNEPTKARYYYEMVLREYPNNGLAIAALNAIKTFSKE from the coding sequence ATGCTGGTATTTTTATTCTTAATTATGATAGGTTATGTGCTGAAATTTGGTTTCAATTCCATTCATTATAGCGTGATCATTTACTTGCTTCTACTTATTGTTTTAAAGACCGCTGTGCCTTTGAGCCATAAAAAAGGAATGTCTCTGATTAAAAAAGGTGAATTCAGAAAAGCAATTGAAAAATTTGAGAATAGTGTAACTTTTTTTACAAAAAATGCTTGGGTCGATAAATTCAGGTATATCACTATATTAAGTTCATCCAAAATGTGCTATAGGGAGATGGCGCTTTGCAATATTGCTTTTTGTTACACACAAACAAACGAACCCACCAAAGCAAGATATTATTACGAAATGGTATTAAGGGAATACCCAAATAATGGGCTAGCGATAGCGGCATTAAATGCCATCAAGACATTTTCCAAGGAATAG